GCATCCGGTGTCATCGAAAAGACCGTGGCGCTGGTCGACCCGCGCTCGCTAGGTCTCGACCTCATCGTCTTCATCGAGGTCGAGGCGCGCGACCACAGCAGCGAGTGGCAGGAGCGCTTCCTCGCGGGCGTCGCGCGGCTGCCCGAAGTGCTCGAAGTCGTCCGGATGGCGGGCGAAACCGATTACTGGCTTCGGGTCGCGGTCCGCGACATGGCCGATTTCGATCGCTTCTATAAGGAGTTGATCGCCGCCGGGCCGCTCAAGAACGTCACTTCCAAGTTCGCGATGGAGCGTTGCAAGGCCTCGACCGCCTATCCCGTCGGTTGACGAAGCGGCCTTCGTCACCTAGGGGGCACGCTTTCCCGCGCGGGCCGGCGCCACGCTGCCGCATGGGTCAAGAAATCC
This genomic window from Sphingomonas rosea contains:
- a CDS encoding Lrp/AsnC family transcriptional regulator, whose product is MMKMDQTDRRILAILQEDATLPVADIGARVGLSPTPCWRRIQKLRASGVIEKTVALVDPRSLGLDLIVFIEVEARDHSSEWQERFLAGVARLPEVLEVVRMAGETDYWLRVAVRDMADFDRFYKELIAAGPLKNVTSKFAMERCKASTAYPVG